One window from the genome of Pyrobaculum ferrireducens encodes:
- a CDS encoding signal recognition particle protein Srp54, which produces MKALSEIFSKLIEKIRGVEYIDEATLQELSREIQRTLLKADVPLDLVKSFTENAVKRIKEEKPPAGIPPREYLIYVLYDELVKLLGGEQTPEFKPVKRPYVVLLLGVEGSGKTTTAAKLAKYLAKRGYKVGLVETDTIRPAAFDQLRQLAERIGVPFYGERDEKDAVEIAKRGVQNFRNMDVVIVDTAGRHRNEEALLQEVKAIYDAVGPDEVMLVIDATVGKLAAAQAEAFMKYLPIHSVIITKMDSTARGGGALAAVAKTGARVKFIGVGEDVDEFEPFHPRKFVARVLGMGDLDALVEKIKAVFEEEEVLEEIESGKLDLLTFKKQIDSLLKLGPLSKVFQLLPGGIAAKISEEQIELSQKNLKKWRAILSSMTREELKNPDVLNASRIRRIALGAGVTPKDVKEMLTVYENLRKMSKTLKRQLRLRMPR; this is translated from the coding sequence GTGAAGGCCCTCTCAGAGATATTCAGCAAGCTAATCGAGAAGATAAGAGGCGTCGAGTATATAGACGAGGCAACTCTACAAGAGCTCTCCCGCGAGATTCAGCGCACTCTATTAAAAGCCGACGTGCCCCTCGACTTGGTAAAGTCCTTTACCGAAAATGCGGTAAAGAGAATAAAAGAGGAGAAGCCGCCGGCCGGCATCCCGCCCAGGGAATACCTCATATACGTGCTTTACGACGAGTTGGTAAAGCTACTCGGCGGCGAGCAGACGCCGGAGTTTAAACCAGTAAAGAGGCCCTACGTGGTTTTACTACTCGGGGTCGAGGGTAGCGGCAAAACCACGACTGCGGCTAAGCTCGCCAAGTACCTCGCCAAGAGGGGCTACAAGGTGGGTCTCGTGGAGACGGACACCATAAGACCCGCGGCGTTTGACCAGCTGAGGCAGCTGGCGGAGAGGATAGGGGTGCCTTTCTACGGCGAGAGGGATGAGAAGGACGCGGTGGAGATAGCAAAGAGAGGTGTACAGAACTTCAGGAATATGGACGTGGTTATTGTAGACACGGCAGGCCGCCACAGAAACGAGGAGGCATTGCTACAGGAGGTCAAGGCTATATACGACGCGGTGGGCCCCGACGAGGTTATGCTAGTCATAGACGCCACGGTGGGCAAACTGGCGGCGGCCCAGGCAGAGGCCTTTATGAAATACCTCCCCATACACTCCGTAATCATCACTAAGATGGACAGCACAGCCCGCGGCGGCGGCGCCCTGGCGGCGGTGGCCAAGACCGGGGCCAGGGTGAAGTTCATAGGCGTGGGGGAGGACGTAGACGAGTTTGAGCCGTTCCACCCAAGGAAGTTCGTGGCAAGGGTGCTGGGTATGGGCGACCTCGACGCCCTCGTGGAGAAGATAAAGGCGGTGTTCGAAGAAGAGGAGGTTCTAGAGGAGATAGAGTCGGGAAAGCTAGACCTTCTTACTTTCAAAAAGCAGATTGACAGCTTACTAAAACTCGGGCCGCTGAGTAAAGTTTTCCAGCTACTGCCCGGCGGCATAGCGGCCAAGATATCTGAGGAGCAGATAGAGCTATCCCAGAAAAATTTGAAGAAGTGGCGCGCCATCCTCAGCTCAATGACTAGGGAGGAGTTGAAAAACCCCGACGTTCTAAACGCCTCCCGCATCCGCCGCATCGCGTTGGGCGCCGGCGTGACGCCGAAGGACGTAAAAGAGATGCTCACAGTATACGAAAATTTGAGGAAGATGTCTAAAACCCTGAAGCGCCAGCTCCGCCTTAGGATGCCCAGGTGA
- a CDS encoding ATPase domain-containing protein — protein MAYQEQYSYDYQDYYPVYDNRAPTGVWYVDQLLQGGFRKGEIYLVAGEAGQGKTIFSLQFLKTGAELYDEPGLYITIDEPSEDVKRGVRESLGWDLEALESQNKLVFLDLRTHFRTYAKEEKVTADPREIAKIITEYVKKFGIKRLVIDPIAPLIITSHTDVLWVREYMRELVFQLRKMKDITTLMTSEIPTGENKISRFGVEEYLASGVIKLELMEYRGFVFRVMFIRKMRWTAVRPQKLVFEIYPHYGIYVLDRLENFMKQVDIWYATLNQQPQAPPAT, from the coding sequence ATGGCTTATCAGGAGCAGTATAGCTATGACTACCAGGATTATTACCCTGTCTACGACAACAGAGCGCCGACTGGGGTTTGGTATGTAGACCAGCTCCTGCAGGGGGGCTTCCGCAAGGGCGAGATATACCTAGTGGCTGGGGAGGCGGGCCAGGGCAAGACCATATTCAGCCTCCAGTTCCTCAAGACGGGCGCCGAGCTCTACGACGAGCCGGGGCTATACATCACTATAGACGAGCCGTCGGAAGACGTGAAGCGGGGTGTGAGGGAGTCTCTGGGCTGGGACTTAGAGGCGTTGGAGAGCCAGAACAAGCTAGTCTTCCTAGACCTCAGAACGCATTTCCGGACATACGCCAAGGAGGAGAAGGTAACCGCGGATCCCAGGGAAATAGCCAAGATAATAACTGAGTACGTCAAGAAATTCGGCATAAAGAGACTGGTAATAGACCCGATAGCGCCTCTCATTATAACCTCCCACACAGACGTCCTATGGGTGAGGGAGTACATGAGAGAACTGGTGTTTCAGCTTAGAAAAATGAAGGACATAACCACGCTTATGACTTCCGAAATACCGACGGGGGAGAACAAAATTAGTAGATTCGGCGTGGAGGAGTACCTCGCAAGCGGCGTCATTAAGCTAGAACTGATGGAGTACCGCGGCTTCGTCTTCAGAGTGATGTTCATTAGAAAGATGAGGTGGACGGCGGTTAGGCCCCAGAAGCTTGTGTTTGAAATATATCCGCACTACGGCATCTACGTGCTTGACAGACTCGAAAACTTCATGAAACAGGTAGATATCTGGTACGCCACGCTTAACCAGCAGCCACAAGCCCCGCCGGCTACATAA
- a CDS encoding class I SAM-dependent methyltransferase yields the protein MEISHILELYKHLAPVYEEVYGEEQRAKYWRVASQVGSRVVDAGCGVGVAFDVLEGYVVCLDISLDMLRRAAERRGDRGELVLADYRLPPFRRGAFDSALFLSSVEPASYDEVASLWLGIAERVYLEFRGQWRIVEQRN from the coding sequence ATGGAGATTAGTCATATCCTAGAGCTTTATAAACACCTAGCCCCCGTATACGAAGAGGTTTATGGAGAGGAGCAGAGGGCAAAGTATTGGCGAGTAGCTTCTCAGGTGGGCTCTAGGGTAGTCGACGCCGGGTGCGGAGTGGGCGTCGCCTTCGACGTGTTGGAGGGGTACGTAGTCTGCCTCGACATATCGCTGGACATGTTGAGACGCGCCGCTGAGAGGAGGGGGGACCGCGGCGAGCTCGTCCTCGCGGACTACCGCCTCCCCCCGTTCCGCCGCGGCGCCTTTGACTCAGCTCTCTTCCTCTCCTCGGTGGAGCCCGCCTCTTACGACGAAGTGGCGTCTCTGTGGCTGGGGATAGCGGAGAGGGTGTACCTAGAGTTTAGGGGGCAGTGGCGGATAGTGGAGCAACGTAACTGA
- a CDS encoding MFS transporter: protein MNLKLILLLGLVSLFADWLYESMRAVVPQYLYQLGATAAFVGFVFGLGDALGYAARFATGPLADRRGGYWLETFLGYGLQVAAVAGLAFARDVWQVASLVFLERFSKALRTPARDAIISGAGGRGSGGKAFGIHAALDQVGAIAGVAMATAMLYMSYAAQAVFTAALVPGLVALLILYVAYRVGKVKPVGRGGGVAVGRGVFFFGAAQFLLGLSIIHISLSMYRLAEVPWLASLLYLVAMVAEIPASLALGFIYDRSHKTLLIAPLFTILLAISFMTGGVYLFAGAVLYAVVTSYADVVAKAEAAKLGAATSLGVVNAMWGLGLLVSGVLYGYFTDVGNYLAIVFTAASSSIASLVLIWRLVIS from the coding sequence GTGAATCTCAAGCTAATCCTTCTACTAGGTCTCGTATCTCTCTTCGCTGATTGGCTTTATGAAAGCATGCGCGCCGTAGTCCCCCAGTATCTATACCAGCTGGGTGCGACGGCGGCGTTTGTTGGCTTTGTCTTCGGCCTGGGAGACGCCTTGGGCTACGCAGCCCGGTTTGCCACAGGTCCGCTGGCAGATAGACGGGGCGGCTACTGGCTGGAGACCTTCCTAGGATACGGACTGCAGGTAGCCGCCGTGGCGGGCCTGGCATTCGCCAGAGACGTGTGGCAAGTCGCCAGCCTCGTGTTCCTAGAGAGGTTTAGCAAAGCCCTGCGCACGCCTGCGCGCGACGCTATTATCTCCGGGGCGGGGGGCAGGGGATCTGGCGGCAAGGCGTTTGGGATACATGCGGCGCTGGATCAAGTGGGGGCGATTGCGGGGGTCGCCATGGCCACCGCGATGCTGTACATGAGCTACGCGGCGCAAGCCGTCTTCACAGCCGCCCTCGTTCCCGGGCTGGTGGCTCTTCTAATCCTCTACGTGGCGTATAGAGTGGGCAAAGTCAAGCCGGTTGGGAGAGGTGGTGGGGTTGCGGTTGGGAGAGGCGTGTTTTTCTTCGGCGCGGCGCAGTTCCTCCTCGGGCTTTCGATAATACACATATCTCTCTCTATGTATAGACTAGCCGAGGTGCCGTGGCTGGCGTCGCTTCTCTACTTAGTCGCGATGGTGGCCGAAATCCCAGCGTCGCTCGCGCTGGGCTTTATATACGACAGAAGTCACAAAACACTATTGATAGCCCCCCTCTTCACGATACTGCTGGCGATATCGTTTATGACTGGCGGCGTCTATCTATTTGCCGGCGCCGTGCTGTACGCCGTAGTTACTTCGTACGCAGACGTGGTTGCCAAGGCCGAGGCGGCTAAGCTAGGCGCCGCCACGTCGCTCGGGGTGGTTAACGCCATGTGGGGACTGGGGCTCTTGGTAAGCGGCGTCCTCTACGGGTACTTCACAGACGTGGGCAACTACCTGGCGATTGTCTTCACGGCGGCGTCCTCCTCAATAGCCTCGCTCGTCTTGATATGGAGATTAGTCATATCCTAG